A window of Cryptomeria japonica chromosome 3, Sugi_1.0, whole genome shotgun sequence contains these coding sequences:
- the LOC131035730 gene encoding uncharacterized protein LOC131035730, with protein MVDSITICGAGFKAPTDAELSGPLLLQMVEDMKVELEDHRQSWSQKGCTIMTDGWTDRRNRTLLNFLVSCGGSTMFLKSIDASSHVKNATYLCEAIEEVIQEVGEENVVQVVTDNAASYVAAGKLLMERHPKIFWSPCAAHCLDLMLEDIGKLEWVKSIVERAKNISNFIYNHALVLSIMRQYMGQKELARPGITRFASNFLTLKSLIKSKAALRCMFVGEEWTSSSYATTIAGIDVVNCIFDEPGFWTPCGETVQVTEPLVVLLRVVDGENPSMGYIYEGMDRAKEAIRSIYAGDEDKYGPIWEIIDRRWQNQLHRPIHAAAYYLNPAFRFCDDFKADEEVLSGLYTVV; from the exons atggTAGATTCCATAACCATTTGTGGTGCGGGGTTTAAAGCCCCTACCGATGCTGAGTTAAGTGGCCCCCTCTTGTTACAAATGGTTGAGGATATGAAAGTTGAGCTAGAGGACCACCGACAGTCTTGGAGCcaaaagggttgcaccatcatgacagatggttggacggataggaggaatagaacactcctaaattttcttgtttcctgcggag gatccaccatgttcttgaaatctattgatgcttcctcacatgtgaaaaatgccacatacttatgtgaggctattgaggaagtcatacaagaggtgggggaagaaaatgtggtgcaggtggtgacagataatgcagcaagttatgttgctgcag gtaaacttttgatggagaggcacccgaaAATTTTTTGGTCTCCTTGtgcggcccattgccttgacctcatgttggaggatattggtaagcttgaatgggtgaaatcaatagttgaaagggccaaaaatatcagcaattttatctacaatcatgcattggtccttagcattatgaggcaatacatggggcaaaaggagttggctcgtcctggTATCACAAGGTTTGCCTCAAACTTCCTCACACTGAAATCCTTGATAAAATCAAAGGCGGCTTTGAGGTGTATGTTTGTTGgcgaggagtggacttcctcatcctatgctacgaccattgcagggatagatgtggtaaattgcatttttgatgagccaggTTTTTGGACCCCCTGTGGAGAAACCGTGCAg gtcactgagcccctcgtagttctcctacgagttgttgatggggagaatccctctatgggctatatatatgagggtatggatagggccaaggaggccattaggtccatatatgcaggagatgaggataagtatggccccatttgggagattattgataggagatggcagaaccagcttcacaggcccatccatgcagcagcctattacCTCAATCCGGCATTTCGATTCTGTGATGACTTCAAGgcagatgaggaggttcttagtggccTGTATACAGTAGTTTAA